A genomic segment from Taeniopygia guttata chromosome 32, bTaeGut7.mat, whole genome shotgun sequence encodes:
- the SRRT gene encoding serrate RNA effector molecule homolog isoform X1, which yields MGDSDDEYDRRRRDKFRRERSDYERTRDREERRREEWSDRDWERGRERRSRDYRDYERSRRERFSPPRHELSPPQKRLRRDWDDHADPYHAGYELPYGGGGGAGPTYGPPQAPWGPHEVQHQLLQHQLLPIQARLGSIAEVELGAAPPVLKSFKEFLLSLDDAVDETEAVKRYNDYKLDFRRQQLQDFFLAHKDEEWFRSKYHPDEAGKRQQEAQAALRNRLSVFLYLWEHGWFDNLLLDIERAPQIVKTLDAAVIKMEGGTEHDLRILEQEEEEERAEKAEGPKKEEPRPPEPPGKGSAERPDGDGGAKAEGAEPGAEPAAGAGPEEEGAGPDKAPKAEDGDKEGGAKARPRQRSRDSEEGDSDSGDSEGGARRPPGKDEEPKEDKAPAGGAGAGTPPPLGTPPPPKGREGVPGGVPEARPRALHKTCSLFMRNIAPNIAQAEIVALCKRYPGFMRVALSEPQPERRFFRRGWVTFDRSVNIKEICWSLQNIRLRECELSPGVNRDLTRRVRNVSGLTQHRPVVRHDIKLAARLVQALDARARLWSPPGTDGTPGDGTGDGTTGDGSGTAEPPPPAQPGAQNPVLRHITDYLIEEVSAEEEELLGQGQGQGQGQGQGQGQGQGQGQGQGQGVATAEDGARETNPAEVTVERDEKLLKVLDRLLLYLRIVHSVDYYNTSEYPNEDEMPNRCGIIHVRGPLPPNRVSHGEVSEWQRAFAARLAPLLAGPGAVPEEEAQRLGRKDPEQELEKFVSANTQELGKDKWLCPLSGKKFKGPEFVRKHIFNKHGDKMGAVRKEVLFFNNFLMDPKRPSLPEGGKGPPGLTPGALPYPPQSPQGLLPYGSPRPPMMGYGGSHPYPPGPYGGRGSYETFRGQGGAGGGYLNKPRSRLVRGDPRAIVEYRDLDAPEDVDFF from the exons ATGGGCGACAGCGACGATGAGTAcgaccggcggcggcgggacaaattccggcgggagcggagcgACTACGAACGGACCCGGGACAGGGAGGAGAGACGGAGAGAGGAGTGGAGTGACCg GGActgggagcggggccgggagcggcgcaGTCGGGACTATCGGGACTACGAGCGGAGCCGGCGGGAGCGATTCTCCCCACCCCGGCACGAGCTGAGCCCGCCCCAAAAACGGCTGAGACGGGACTG GGATGACCACGCTGACCCGTACCACGCCGGTTACGAGCTGCCCTacgggggtgggggaggggccggccCCACCTACGGCCCCCCCCAGGCGCCGTGGGGCCCCCACGAGGTGCAGCACcaactgctgcagcaccagctgctgccCATCCAGGCCAG gctgggcagcatCGCGGAGGTGGAGCTGGGCGCGGCGCCGCCGGTGCTGAAGAGCTTCAAGGAGTTCCTGCTGTCGCTGGACGACGCCGTGGACGAGACGGAGGCGGTCAAGCGCTACAACGACTACAAGCTGGACTTCCGgcggcagcagctgcaggacttCTTCCTGGCCCACAAGGACGAGGAGTG GTTCCGCTCCAAGTACCACCCGGACGAGGCGGGGAAGCGGCAGCAGGAGGCGCAGGCGGCGCTCAGGAACCGCCTGAGCGTCTTCCTCTACCTGTGGGAGCACGGCTGGTTCGACAACCTGCTGCTGGACATCGAGCGCGCGCCGCAGATCGTCAAAACGCTGGACGCAG CCGTGATTAAGATGGAGGGGGGCACGGAGCACGACCTGCGcatcctggagcaggaggaggaggaggagcgggcGGAAAAGGCCGAAGGGCCCAAGAAGGAGGAGCCGCGgccgccggagccgcccggGAAGGGCTCGGCCGAGCGCCCCGACGGCGACGGCGGCGCCAAG GCCGAAGGGGCGGAGCCGGGGGCGGAGCctgcggcgggggcggggccagaggaggagggggcggggccagacAAAGCGCCCAAGGCTGAGGACGGCGACAAGGAGGGCGGGGCCAAG GCGCGGCCGCGCCAGCGCAGCCGGGACAGCGAGGAGGGGGACAGcgacagcggggacagcgagGGGGGGGCACGGAGACCCCCCGGCAAGGACG AGGAGCCGAAGGAGGACAAAGCCCCCGCCGGGGGCGCCGGGGCCGGGACCCCTCCCCCCTTGGGGACGCCCCCTCCCCCCAAGGGCCgggagggggtcccggggggggtccccgaggCGCGGCCGCGGGCGCTGCACAAAACCTGCTCGCTGTTCATGCGCAACATCGCGCCCAACATCGCCCAGGCCGAGATCGTCGCG CTGTGCAAGCGCTACCCCGGGTTCATGCGCGTGGCGCTGTCCGAGCCCCAGCCCGAGAGGAG GTTCTTCAGGAGGGGGTGGGTGACCTTCGACCGCAGCGTGAACATCAAGGAGATCTGCTGGAGCCTGCAGAACATCCGG CTGCGCGAGTGCGAGCTGAGCCCCGGCGTGAACCGGGACCTGACGCGGCGCGTGCGGAACGTCTCGGGGCTGACGCAGCACCGGCCGGTCGTGCGCCACGACATCAAGCTGGCCGCGCGCCTGGTGCAGGCGCTGGACGCCCGCGCCCGCCTCTGGAGCCCCCCGGGCACCGACGGGACCCCCGGGGACGGAACCGGGGATGGGACCACCGGGGACGGGAGCGGGACGGCCGAACCGCCGCCGCCCGCGCAGCCCGGG GCGCAGAACCCGGTGCTGCGGCACATCACCGATTACCTGATCGAGGAGGTCAGcgctgaggaggaggagctgctgggacagggacagggacagggacagggacagggacagggacaaggacagggacaaggacagggacaaggacagggacagggcgTGGCCACGGCCGAGGACGGCGCCCGCGAGACCAACCCGGCCGAGGTCACCGTGGAGCGCGACGAGAAGCTGCTCAAG GTTCTGGACCGCCTCCTGCTGTACCTGCGCATCGTTCACTCGGTCGATTACTACAACACCTCCGAGTACCCCAACGAGGACGAGATGCCGAATCGCTGCGGGATCATCCACGTGCGGGGCCCGCTGCCGCCCAACCGCGTGTCCCACGGCGAgg tttcgGAGTGGCAGCGCGCCTTTGCCGCCCGCCTGGCCCCGCTGCTGGCCGGCCCCGGGGCCGTGCCCGAGGAGGAGGCGCAGAGACTCGGCCGGAAGGACCccgagcaggagctggagaagtTCGTCAGCGCCAACACGCAGGAGCTCGGCAAGGACAAGTGGCTGTGCCCCCTCAGCGGGAAAAAGTTCAAG ggcccCGAGTTCGTGCGCAAGCACATCTTTAACAAGCACGGGGACAAGATGGGCGCCGTGCGCAAGGAGGTTTTGTTCTTCAACAACTTCCTGATGGACCCCAAACGGCCATCACTGCCCGAGGGGGGCAAGGGGCCGCCAG ggctgaccccgggGGCGCTGCCCTaccccccccagtccccccaggggctgctgccctaCGGGAGCCCCCGACCCCCCATGATGGGCTACGGAG GATCCCACCCGTACCCCCCCGGGCCCTACGGGGGCCGCGGCAGCTACGAAACCTTCCGGGGGCaggggggggccgggggggggtACCTGAACAAACCCCGCAGCAG
- the SRRT gene encoding serrate RNA effector molecule homolog isoform X2 produces MGDSDDEYDRRRRDKFRRERSDYERTRDREERRREEWSDRDWERGRERRSRDYRDYERSRRERFSPPRHELSPPQKRLRRDWDDHADPYHAGYELPYGGGGGAGPTYGPPQAPWGPHEVQHQLLQHQLLPIQARLGSIAEVELGAAPPVLKSFKEFLLSLDDAVDETEAVKRYNDYKLDFRRQQLQDFFLAHKDEEWFRSKYHPDEAGKRQQEAQAALRNRLSVFLYLWEHGWFDNLLLDIERAPQIVKTLDAAVIKMEGGTEHDLRILEQEEEEERAEKAEGPKKEEPRPPEPPGKGSAERPDGDGGAKAEGAEPGAEPAAGAGPEEEGAGPDKAPKAEDGDKEGGAKARPRQRSRDSEEGDSDSGDSEGGARRPPGKDEEPKEDKAPAGGAGAGTPPPLGTPPPPKGREGVPGGVPEARPRALHKTCSLFMRNIAPNIAQAEIVALCKRYPGFMRVALSEPQPERRFFRRGWVTFDRSVNIKEICWSLQNIRLRECELSPGVNRDLTRRVRNVSGLTQHRPVVRHDIKLAARLVQALDARARLWSPPGTDGTPGDGTGDGTTGDGSGTAEPPPPAQPGAQNPVLRHITDYLIEEVSAEEEELLGQGQGQGQGQGQGQGQGQGQGQGQGQGVATAEDGARETNPAEVTVERDEKLLKVLDRLLLYLRIVHSVDYYNTSEYPNEDEMPNRCGIIHVRGPLPPNRVSHGEVSEWQRAFAARLAPLLAGPGAVPEEEAQRLGRKDPEQELEKFVSANTQELGKDKWLCPLSGKKFKGPEFVRKHIFNKHGDKMGAVRKEVLFFNNFLMDPKRPSLPEGGKGPPGLTPGALPYPPQSL; encoded by the exons ATGGGCGACAGCGACGATGAGTAcgaccggcggcggcgggacaaattccggcgggagcggagcgACTACGAACGGACCCGGGACAGGGAGGAGAGACGGAGAGAGGAGTGGAGTGACCg GGActgggagcggggccgggagcggcgcaGTCGGGACTATCGGGACTACGAGCGGAGCCGGCGGGAGCGATTCTCCCCACCCCGGCACGAGCTGAGCCCGCCCCAAAAACGGCTGAGACGGGACTG GGATGACCACGCTGACCCGTACCACGCCGGTTACGAGCTGCCCTacgggggtgggggaggggccggccCCACCTACGGCCCCCCCCAGGCGCCGTGGGGCCCCCACGAGGTGCAGCACcaactgctgcagcaccagctgctgccCATCCAGGCCAG gctgggcagcatCGCGGAGGTGGAGCTGGGCGCGGCGCCGCCGGTGCTGAAGAGCTTCAAGGAGTTCCTGCTGTCGCTGGACGACGCCGTGGACGAGACGGAGGCGGTCAAGCGCTACAACGACTACAAGCTGGACTTCCGgcggcagcagctgcaggacttCTTCCTGGCCCACAAGGACGAGGAGTG GTTCCGCTCCAAGTACCACCCGGACGAGGCGGGGAAGCGGCAGCAGGAGGCGCAGGCGGCGCTCAGGAACCGCCTGAGCGTCTTCCTCTACCTGTGGGAGCACGGCTGGTTCGACAACCTGCTGCTGGACATCGAGCGCGCGCCGCAGATCGTCAAAACGCTGGACGCAG CCGTGATTAAGATGGAGGGGGGCACGGAGCACGACCTGCGcatcctggagcaggaggaggaggaggagcgggcGGAAAAGGCCGAAGGGCCCAAGAAGGAGGAGCCGCGgccgccggagccgcccggGAAGGGCTCGGCCGAGCGCCCCGACGGCGACGGCGGCGCCAAG GCCGAAGGGGCGGAGCCGGGGGCGGAGCctgcggcgggggcggggccagaggaggagggggcggggccagacAAAGCGCCCAAGGCTGAGGACGGCGACAAGGAGGGCGGGGCCAAG GCGCGGCCGCGCCAGCGCAGCCGGGACAGCGAGGAGGGGGACAGcgacagcggggacagcgagGGGGGGGCACGGAGACCCCCCGGCAAGGACG AGGAGCCGAAGGAGGACAAAGCCCCCGCCGGGGGCGCCGGGGCCGGGACCCCTCCCCCCTTGGGGACGCCCCCTCCCCCCAAGGGCCgggagggggtcccggggggggtccccgaggCGCGGCCGCGGGCGCTGCACAAAACCTGCTCGCTGTTCATGCGCAACATCGCGCCCAACATCGCCCAGGCCGAGATCGTCGCG CTGTGCAAGCGCTACCCCGGGTTCATGCGCGTGGCGCTGTCCGAGCCCCAGCCCGAGAGGAG GTTCTTCAGGAGGGGGTGGGTGACCTTCGACCGCAGCGTGAACATCAAGGAGATCTGCTGGAGCCTGCAGAACATCCGG CTGCGCGAGTGCGAGCTGAGCCCCGGCGTGAACCGGGACCTGACGCGGCGCGTGCGGAACGTCTCGGGGCTGACGCAGCACCGGCCGGTCGTGCGCCACGACATCAAGCTGGCCGCGCGCCTGGTGCAGGCGCTGGACGCCCGCGCCCGCCTCTGGAGCCCCCCGGGCACCGACGGGACCCCCGGGGACGGAACCGGGGATGGGACCACCGGGGACGGGAGCGGGACGGCCGAACCGCCGCCGCCCGCGCAGCCCGGG GCGCAGAACCCGGTGCTGCGGCACATCACCGATTACCTGATCGAGGAGGTCAGcgctgaggaggaggagctgctgggacagggacagggacagggacagggacagggacagggacaaggacagggacaaggacagggacaaggacagggacagggcgTGGCCACGGCCGAGGACGGCGCCCGCGAGACCAACCCGGCCGAGGTCACCGTGGAGCGCGACGAGAAGCTGCTCAAG GTTCTGGACCGCCTCCTGCTGTACCTGCGCATCGTTCACTCGGTCGATTACTACAACACCTCCGAGTACCCCAACGAGGACGAGATGCCGAATCGCTGCGGGATCATCCACGTGCGGGGCCCGCTGCCGCCCAACCGCGTGTCCCACGGCGAgg tttcgGAGTGGCAGCGCGCCTTTGCCGCCCGCCTGGCCCCGCTGCTGGCCGGCCCCGGGGCCGTGCCCGAGGAGGAGGCGCAGAGACTCGGCCGGAAGGACCccgagcaggagctggagaagtTCGTCAGCGCCAACACGCAGGAGCTCGGCAAGGACAAGTGGCTGTGCCCCCTCAGCGGGAAAAAGTTCAAG ggcccCGAGTTCGTGCGCAAGCACATCTTTAACAAGCACGGGGACAAGATGGGCGCCGTGCGCAAGGAGGTTTTGTTCTTCAACAACTTCCTGATGGACCCCAAACGGCCATCACTGCCCGAGGGGGGCAAGGGGCCGCCAG ggctgaccccgggGGCGCTGCCCTACCCCCCCCAGTCCctgtga